The following are encoded in a window of Pongo abelii isolate AG06213 chromosome 14, NHGRI_mPonAbe1-v2.0_pri, whole genome shotgun sequence genomic DNA:
- the OLFM4 gene encoding olfactomedin-4 isoform X1, producing the protein MRPGLSFLLALPFFLGQAAGDLGDVGPPIPSPGFSSFPGVDSSSSFSSSSRSGSSSSRSSGSGGSVSQLFSNFTGSVDDRGTCQCSVSLPDTTFPVDRMERLEFTAQVLSQKFEKELSKVREYVQLISVYEKKLLNLTVRIDIMEKDTISYTELDFQLIKVEVKEMEKLVIQLKESFGGSSEIVDQLEVEIRNMTLVVEKLETLDKNNVVAIRREIVALKTKLKECEASKDQNTPVVHPPPTPGSCGHGGVVNISKPSVVQLNWRGFSYLYGAWGRDYSPQHPNKGLYWVAPLNTDGRLLEYYRLYNTLDDLLLYINARQLQITYGQGSGTAVYNNNMYVNMYNTRNIARVNLTTNTIAVTQTLPNAAYNNRFSYANVAWQDIDFAVDENGLWVIYSTEASTGNMVISKLNDTTLQVLNTWYTKQYKPSASNAFMVCGVLYATRTMNTRTEEIFYYYDTNTGKEGKLDIVMHKMQEKVQSINYNPFDQKLYVYNDGYLLNYDLSVLQKPQ; encoded by the exons ATGAGGCCCGGCCTCTCATTTCTCCTAGCCCTTCCGTTCTTCCTTGGCCAAGCTGCAGGGGATTTGGGGGATGTGGGACCTCCAATTCCTAGCCCTGGCTTCAGCTCTTTCCCAGGTGTTGACTCCAGCTCCAGCTTCAGCTCCAGCTCCAGGTCGGGCTCCAGCTCCAGCCGCAGCTCAGGCAGCGGAGGTTCTGTGTCCCAg TTGTTTTCCAATTTCACCGGCTCTGTGGATGACCGCGGGACCTGCCAGTGCTCTGTTTCCCTGCCAGACACCACCTTTCCCGTGGACAGAATGGAACGCTTGGAATTCACAGCTCAGGTTCTTTCTCAGAAGTTTGAGAAAGAGCTTTCTAAA GTGAGGGAATATGTCCAATTAATCAGTGTGTATGAAAAGAAACTGTTAAACCTAACTGTCCGAATTGACATCATGGAGAAGGATACCATTTCTTACACTGAACTGGACTTCCAGCTGATCAAGGTAGAagtgaaggagatggagaaaCTGGTCATACAGCTGAAGGAGAGTTTTGGTGGAAGCTCAGAAATTGTTGACCAGCTGGAGGTGGAG atAAGGAATATGACTCTCGTGGTAGAGAAGCTTGAGACGCTAGACAAAAACAATGTCGTTGCCATTCGTCGAGAAATTGTGGCTCTGAAGACCAAGCTGAAAGAGTGTGAGGCCTCTAAAGATCAAAACACCCCTGTCgtccaccctcctcccactccag GGAGCTGTGGTCATGGTGGTGTGGTGAACATCAGCAAACCGTCTGTGGTTCAGCTCAACTGGAGAGGGTTTTCTTATCTGTACGGTGCTTGGGGTAGGGATTACTCTCCCCAGCATCCAAACAAAGGACTGTATTGGGTGGCGCCGTTGAATACAGATGGGAGACTGTTGGAATATTACAGACTGTACAACACACTGGATGATTTGCTATTGTATATAAATGCTCGACAGTTGCAGATCACCTATGGCCAAGGTAGTGGTACAGCAGTTTACAACAACAACATGTACGTCAACATGTACAACACCAGGAATATTGCCAGAGTTAACCTGACCACCAACACGATTGCTGTGACTCAAACTCTCCCTAATGCTGCCTATAATAACCGTTTTTCATATGCTAATGTTGCTTGGCAAGATATTGACTTTGCTGTGGATGAGAATGGATTGTGGGTTATTTATTCAACTGAAGCCAGCACTGGTAACATGGTGATTAGTAAACTCAATGACACCACACTTCAGGTGCTAAACACTTGGTATACCAAGCAGTATAAACCATCTGCTTCTAATGCCTTCATGGTATGTGGGGTTCTGTATGCCACCCGCACTATGAACACCAGAACAGAAGAGATTTTTTACTATTATGACACAAACACAGGGAAAGAGGGCAAACTAGACATTGTAATGCATAAGATGCAGGAAAAAGTGCAGAGCATTAACTATAACCCTTTTGACCAGAAACTTTATGTCTATAATGACGGTTACCTTCTGAATTATGATCTTTCTGTCTTGCAGAAGCCCCAATAA
- the OLFM4 gene encoding olfactomedin-4 isoform X2, which translates to MERLEFTAQVLSQKFEKELSKVREYVQLISVYEKKLLNLTVRIDIMEKDTISYTELDFQLIKVEVKEMEKLVIQLKESFGGSSEIVDQLEVEIRNMTLVVEKLETLDKNNVVAIRREIVALKTKLKECEASKDQNTPVVHPPPTPGSCGHGGVVNISKPSVVQLNWRGFSYLYGAWGRDYSPQHPNKGLYWVAPLNTDGRLLEYYRLYNTLDDLLLYINARQLQITYGQGSGTAVYNNNMYVNMYNTRNIARVNLTTNTIAVTQTLPNAAYNNRFSYANVAWQDIDFAVDENGLWVIYSTEASTGNMVISKLNDTTLQVLNTWYTKQYKPSASNAFMVCGVLYATRTMNTRTEEIFYYYDTNTGKEGKLDIVMHKMQEKVQSINYNPFDQKLYVYNDGYLLNYDLSVLQKPQ; encoded by the exons ATGGAACGCTTGGAATTCACAGCTCAGGTTCTTTCTCAGAAGTTTGAGAAAGAGCTTTCTAAA GTGAGGGAATATGTCCAATTAATCAGTGTGTATGAAAAGAAACTGTTAAACCTAACTGTCCGAATTGACATCATGGAGAAGGATACCATTTCTTACACTGAACTGGACTTCCAGCTGATCAAGGTAGAagtgaaggagatggagaaaCTGGTCATACAGCTGAAGGAGAGTTTTGGTGGAAGCTCAGAAATTGTTGACCAGCTGGAGGTGGAG atAAGGAATATGACTCTCGTGGTAGAGAAGCTTGAGACGCTAGACAAAAACAATGTCGTTGCCATTCGTCGAGAAATTGTGGCTCTGAAGACCAAGCTGAAAGAGTGTGAGGCCTCTAAAGATCAAAACACCCCTGTCgtccaccctcctcccactccag GGAGCTGTGGTCATGGTGGTGTGGTGAACATCAGCAAACCGTCTGTGGTTCAGCTCAACTGGAGAGGGTTTTCTTATCTGTACGGTGCTTGGGGTAGGGATTACTCTCCCCAGCATCCAAACAAAGGACTGTATTGGGTGGCGCCGTTGAATACAGATGGGAGACTGTTGGAATATTACAGACTGTACAACACACTGGATGATTTGCTATTGTATATAAATGCTCGACAGTTGCAGATCACCTATGGCCAAGGTAGTGGTACAGCAGTTTACAACAACAACATGTACGTCAACATGTACAACACCAGGAATATTGCCAGAGTTAACCTGACCACCAACACGATTGCTGTGACTCAAACTCTCCCTAATGCTGCCTATAATAACCGTTTTTCATATGCTAATGTTGCTTGGCAAGATATTGACTTTGCTGTGGATGAGAATGGATTGTGGGTTATTTATTCAACTGAAGCCAGCACTGGTAACATGGTGATTAGTAAACTCAATGACACCACACTTCAGGTGCTAAACACTTGGTATACCAAGCAGTATAAACCATCTGCTTCTAATGCCTTCATGGTATGTGGGGTTCTGTATGCCACCCGCACTATGAACACCAGAACAGAAGAGATTTTTTACTATTATGACACAAACACAGGGAAAGAGGGCAAACTAGACATTGTAATGCATAAGATGCAGGAAAAAGTGCAGAGCATTAACTATAACCCTTTTGACCAGAAACTTTATGTCTATAATGACGGTTACCTTCTGAATTATGATCTTTCTGTCTTGCAGAAGCCCCAATAA